From a single Pseudorasbora parva isolate DD20220531a chromosome 15, ASM2467924v1, whole genome shotgun sequence genomic region:
- the LOC137041385 gene encoding putative nuclease HARBI1 isoform X2 codes for MASPFLPNPVDISAQIVRRALRRERVFRDRQNPLDFPDTYLYERYRFSAEGICYICELLEPHIANVTRRSHALTVPQMVCIALRFFASGTYLYAIGDAENLGKNTVCRTIRKVVLALQGYINGFIVFPGHLSTMSIKEGFYKIAGFPRVIGAIDCTHVAISTALGEHEADYVNRKSFHSLNVQMTCDHECMITSLDAKWPGSVHDSRIFRESVLCQRFEEGLFDGLLVGDRGYACQRFLLTPHPDPHTGPQNRFNVALSKTRVKIEMTFGILKARFNCLRRLRVSPERASQIVAACAILHNIATIRKERVPPQNQLLPDEIDPITLDHPAGAAVRDAITTQYFT; via the exons ATGGCTTCACCTTTTCTACCAAATCCTGTGGACATCTCCGCGCAAATTGTTAGAAGAGCACTTCGTAGAGAAAGAGTTTTTAGGGACAGACAAAATCCTCTTGACTTTCCTGATACGTACTTATATGAAAGATACAGATTTTCCGCAGAAGGAATCTGTTATATTTGCGAACTTCTTGAGCCGCACATTGCAAATGTGACTCGTCGAAGCCATGCCCTTACTGTACCGCAAATGGTATGTATTGCGTTGCGATTTTTTGCAAGTGGTACATACTTGTATGCGATCGGTGATGCAGAGAACCTTGGGAAAAACACGGTTTGTCGAACCATTCGCAAGGTGGTCCTTGCACTGCAGGGGTACATAAATGGCTTCATTGTGTTTCCTGGACATTTATCGACCATGTCCATAAAAGAGGGCTTTTATAAAATTGCCG GATTCCCTAGAGTCATAGGAGCAATAGACTGCACACACGTTGcaatctccactgctctaggaGAACATGAGGCTGATTATGTAAACAGAAAGTCCTTTCACAGCCTTAATGTTCAG ATGACTTGTGATCATGAATGCATGATCACAAGTTTGGATGCTAAATGGCCTGGCTCAGTGCATGACTCCCGAATTTTCCGTGAGTCTGTGTTGTGTCAGCGCTTTGAGGAAG GGCTTTTTGATGGCCTGTTGGTAGGAGACAGGGGTTATGCATGCCAGAGGTTTTTGCTAACTCCCCATCCTGATCCTCACACAGGGCCACAAAACCGCTTCAATGTGGCCCTCAGTAAAACCAGGGTCAAGATCGAGATGACCTTTGGCATCCTAAAGGCACGTTTCAACTGCCTTCGGCGCTTAAGAGTGTCACCAGAGCGGGCATCTCAGATAGTGGCTGCATGTGCCATTCTGCACAATATAGCCACCATCAGAAAGGAGCGAGTACCACCACAAAACCAGCTTCTCCCCGATGAAATTGACCCCATCACACTTGACCACCCAGCTGGGGCAGCTGTCAGAGATGCAATCacaacacaatattttacttAA
- the LOC137041385 gene encoding putative nuclease HARBI1 isoform X1, translating into MASPFLPNPVDISAQIVRRALRRERVFRDRQNPLDFPDTYLYERYRFSAEGICYICELLEPHIANVTRRSHALTVPQMVCIALRFFASGTYLYAIGDAENLGKNTVCRTIRKVVLALQGYINGFIVFPGHLSTMSIKEGFYKIAGFPRVIGAIDCTHVAISTALGEHEADYVNRKSFHSLNVQVRGFFICIEMNISLNNNFNRTMIYRTFNLQMTCDHECMITSLDAKWPGSVHDSRIFRESVLCQRFEEGLFDGLLVGDRGYACQRFLLTPHPDPHTGPQNRFNVALSKTRVKIEMTFGILKARFNCLRRLRVSPERASQIVAACAILHNIATIRKERVPPQNQLLPDEIDPITLDHPAGAAVRDAITTQYFT; encoded by the exons ATGGCTTCACCTTTTCTACCAAATCCTGTGGACATCTCCGCGCAAATTGTTAGAAGAGCACTTCGTAGAGAAAGAGTTTTTAGGGACAGACAAAATCCTCTTGACTTTCCTGATACGTACTTATATGAAAGATACAGATTTTCCGCAGAAGGAATCTGTTATATTTGCGAACTTCTTGAGCCGCACATTGCAAATGTGACTCGTCGAAGCCATGCCCTTACTGTACCGCAAATGGTATGTATTGCGTTGCGATTTTTTGCAAGTGGTACATACTTGTATGCGATCGGTGATGCAGAGAACCTTGGGAAAAACACGGTTTGTCGAACCATTCGCAAGGTGGTCCTTGCACTGCAGGGGTACATAAATGGCTTCATTGTGTTTCCTGGACATTTATCGACCATGTCCATAAAAGAGGGCTTTTATAAAATTGCCG GATTCCCTAGAGTCATAGGAGCAATAGACTGCACACACGTTGcaatctccactgctctaggaGAACATGAGGCTGATTATGTAAACAGAAAGTCCTTTCACAGCCTTAATGTTCAGGTGAGAGGATTTTTCATTTGCATTGAGATGAACATTTCACTGAATAATAACTTTAACAGGACAATGATTTACCGTACATTTAATCTGCAGATGACTTGTGATCATGAATGCATGATCACAAGTTTGGATGCTAAATGGCCTGGCTCAGTGCATGACTCCCGAATTTTCCGTGAGTCTGTGTTGTGTCAGCGCTTTGAGGAAG GGCTTTTTGATGGCCTGTTGGTAGGAGACAGGGGTTATGCATGCCAGAGGTTTTTGCTAACTCCCCATCCTGATCCTCACACAGGGCCACAAAACCGCTTCAATGTGGCCCTCAGTAAAACCAGGGTCAAGATCGAGATGACCTTTGGCATCCTAAAGGCACGTTTCAACTGCCTTCGGCGCTTAAGAGTGTCACCAGAGCGGGCATCTCAGATAGTGGCTGCATGTGCCATTCTGCACAATATAGCCACCATCAGAAAGGAGCGAGTACCACCACAAAACCAGCTTCTCCCCGATGAAATTGACCCCATCACACTTGACCACCCAGCTGGGGCAGCTGTCAGAGATGCAATCacaacacaatattttacttAA